The nucleotide sequence CCCGGCCCGTCATGACGGCGCCGCCGAGGCCGATCCGCTCGCCGACGGCCCGCGCGGTCGCGGCGTGGTCCCCGGTGATCATCTTGACCTGGATCCCGGCGGCGTGGCAGGCGCGCATGGCGCGGGCCGCCTCCTCGCGCGGCGGGTCGTGCATGGCCTGCAACCCGACGAACACCAGCCGGGGCAGCTCGCCGATGCGGTCGGCGTCGTGGTCGGCGCGGGCGAACGCGAGGACGCGCAGCGCTTGCCGCCCGTACTCGGCCGCCAGGTCCTCGACGGTCGCGGCGTCCAGCGGGACGGGCCGCCCGGACGCGTCCAGCCGCGTGTCGCACAGGGCGAGCACGCGTTCGACCGAGCCCTTCACGTAGAGGGCGCCGTCCGCGTGCAGTGTGGCCATGTACTGCCGTTCGGAACTGAACGTGATCGTGTCCAGGCGTTCGGGGACGTCCGTCACCCCGCCCTTGGCCGCGCTGACGACCAGCGCGCCCTCGGTGGGGTCGCCGACCAGCTCCCAGGTGCCGTCGCGTTCGGTGACCCGTGCGTCGTTGCAGGCCAGCCCGGCGAGCAGGCATTCGCGCAGCGCGGGGTCGGCGGCCGGACGCCCGTCCGCCTCGATCCGGCCGTGCGGCGCGTAGCCGGAACCGGTGACGGTGTAGCGGCGGTCGCCCGCCGCGATGGCGGTGACGGTCATCTGGTTGCGGGTCAGCGTCCCGGTCTTGTCGGTGCAGATGACCGTCGTGCCGCCCAGCGTCTCCACGGCCGGGAGGCGGCGGACGATCGCGTTGCGCCGGACCATCCGCGCGACCCCGAACGCCAGCGTGATCGTCACGACGGCGGGCAGCCCCTCGGGGATCGCGCCGACGGCCAGTGCGACCGCCGCCGTCAGCATCTCGGCCGCGGGCTGCCCGCGCAGCGTCCCGACCGCGAACGTCACGGCGGCCAGCGCGAGGATCGCGACGGTCGCGCGCCGGCCGAACTGGGCGATCTTGCGGGTGAGCGGCGTCTGGACGGCGGTCGCGCGGTCCACGAGCCGGTGGACGCGGCCGATCTCGGTGCCCCCGCCCGTCGCGGTCACGACCCCGGCGCCCCGGCCGTAGGTGACGAGCGTCCCGGAGTACGCCATCCCGGCGCGGTCGGCGAGATCGGCGTCGCCCCGCGCGGCGGGGTCCTTGGCGACGGGGGCGGACTCGCCGGTGAGGGCGGACTCGTCCACGGTCAGTTCCGCCGCCCGCACGAGCCGCAGATCCGCCGGGACCTTGTCCCCGGCCTCCAGCGCGACCAGGTCGCCGCGCACCAGTTCCTCCGACGGCACGCGCCGCGCCCGCCCGTCGCGCACGACGGTCGCGGACGTGCTCGCCAGCGCCGCCAGCGCGCCCAGCGCGTGCTCGGCGCGCGACTCCTGCGCGAATCCGACGACCGCGTTGACGACCACGAGGACGAGGATCACCGTCGCGTCCACGTGCTCGCCGAGGCCCGCCGTGACGCCCGCCGACACCAGCAGCACGTAGATCAGCGGGCTGTCGAACTGCGCCAGGAACCGTCGCACGGGGCCGCGCCGGCGCGCGGCGGGCAGCGTGTTCGGCCCCGAGCGCGCGAACCGCGCGGCGGCCTCCGCCGCCGTGAGGCCGGCGGCGGCGTCGGTGCCCAGGTCCCGGGTGACGTCCTCGGCGGTCCGCAGGTGGGGCGGCGTCGCGTTCACCCTTCAAGGGTTCCCCGCGTCCGGCCGTCCGACGAGGGACCAAGGTCATGGCCGGGTCGCGAACGTCCCCCGGATCGGGGCCGAACGGCCCTGGGGAGGGCCCCGGCGCTCGCGGTGGCATGGAGGCACCGGAGCGGAGGAGGAGCCATGAGTCCCGGAACGAGCGTCGTCGTCGGCTACGACGGGAGCGAGGAGAGCGAGCGCGCGCTGGCGTGGGCGGCCGAGGAGGCCGCGCTGCGCCGCCTGCCGCTGACGGTCTGCCACGCCTGGCACTGGCCGTACCCGGTGACCTACATCGACCATGAGGGCACGGCGATCGTCCGGCGGATGGGTCAGCACGTCCTGGACCA is from Actinomadura rubteroloni and encodes:
- a CDS encoding HAD-IC family P-type ATPase; protein product: MNATPPHLRTAEDVTRDLGTDAAAGLTAAEAAARFARSGPNTLPAARRRGPVRRFLAQFDSPLIYVLLVSAGVTAGLGEHVDATVILVLVVVNAVVGFAQESRAEHALGALAALASTSATVVRDGRARRVPSEELVRGDLVALEAGDKVPADLRLVRAAELTVDESALTGESAPVAKDPAARGDADLADRAGMAYSGTLVTYGRGAGVVTATGGGTEIGRVHRLVDRATAVQTPLTRKIAQFGRRATVAILALAAVTFAVGTLRGQPAAEMLTAAVALAVGAIPEGLPAVVTITLAFGVARMVRRNAIVRRLPAVETLGGTTVICTDKTGTLTRNQMTVTAIAAGDRRYTVTGSGYAPHGRIEADGRPAADPALRECLLAGLACNDARVTERDGTWELVGDPTEGALVVSAAKGGVTDVPERLDTITFSSERQYMATLHADGALYVKGSVERVLALCDTRLDASGRPVPLDAATVEDLAAEYGRQALRVLAFARADHDADRIGELPRLVFVGLQAMHDPPREEAARAMRACHAAGIQVKMITGDHAATARAVGERIGLGGAVMTGRELAACSDADLPDAVERVTVFARVSPEQKLRLVRALRSRAHVVAMTGDGVNDAPALRQADIGIAMGRDGTEVAKEAADMILTDDDFASIEAAVEEGRGVFDNLVKFIVWALPANVGLGLLLTAAILTGGELPIEPVQVLWLNMTAVLILGLPFTVEPRDEAIMRRPPRDPARPLLTRALTGRILLVSAVLLAGAYGLFHWEHAHGGSLAEARTVVVNVFALTLLTYLFNCLSLDRPLLWRGVRRNPWVAAGAAALIAVQAAYTYLPAMNAVFRSAPIDAAAWGRAAVVAVASYLLVESVKAVPRAFGGGRGTLVSARAARSGRTLDP